A single genomic interval of Mycobacterium sp. DL592 harbors:
- a CDS encoding Fis family transcriptional regulator, with the protein MAHTTRVHLGADNAAIVIENLTIRDKDAAREAQRWTTGERGNIVDDAEILEGADFSEFVTEAVKIGAHALSATGQSMDARALERMLKEVGEKAADSTAKAAEVTERTVKDATATVAKAAADAKKAIVEADEVNRKEFTKSVAAAKTELNTEVRKIFGGESPELLERLQPLLDKFSADLDAKSTASIGEVLTKAAKQFDPSDPTSPMAKHTAGLEARQVQLTELIGRNHETIAQKVDEIGVALKIQAAHDNVSKVTPIKGDTYENQVNVVLSEVAAGLGDEYADTRTVVGHLPRSKKGDGLLTIDGGLARVVMEMTDSARAGWTEYLDEAERNRQAASSLGLVRTPEQNGGHAIRVLGSRRIVLAFDPTSDDPDLVRTVVLLLRAAALAASTRRGAEQLSTAEEKITAAAAQLDRIDDIKKAASSIHKNADKIETGCTAVTSGIQRLLTEALAALADVQSASEITDRTDDAVA; encoded by the coding sequence ATGGCCCACACCACCCGCGTCCACCTCGGCGCCGACAACGCCGCGATCGTCATCGAGAACCTGACCATCCGTGACAAAGACGCAGCCCGCGAAGCACAGCGCTGGACCACCGGCGAACGCGGCAACATCGTCGACGACGCAGAGATCCTCGAGGGCGCCGACTTCTCCGAGTTCGTCACCGAGGCGGTCAAGATCGGCGCGCACGCGTTGTCGGCGACTGGCCAGTCGATGGATGCGCGGGCGCTGGAACGCATGCTCAAGGAAGTCGGCGAGAAGGCGGCGGATTCCACCGCGAAAGCCGCTGAGGTCACCGAGCGCACGGTGAAGGACGCGACGGCCACGGTGGCGAAGGCGGCGGCCGACGCCAAGAAGGCGATCGTCGAGGCCGACGAGGTCAACCGCAAGGAGTTCACCAAGTCGGTGGCCGCCGCCAAGACCGAGCTGAACACCGAGGTACGCAAGATCTTCGGCGGCGAGAGCCCCGAACTCCTTGAGCGCCTGCAGCCCCTGCTGGACAAGTTCAGCGCCGACCTCGACGCCAAGAGCACCGCCAGCATCGGCGAGGTGCTCACCAAGGCCGCGAAGCAGTTTGACCCGAGCGATCCGACCTCACCGATGGCCAAACACACGGCAGGCCTAGAGGCCCGCCAGGTTCAGCTGACCGAGTTGATCGGGAGGAACCACGAGACCATCGCCCAGAAAGTCGATGAAATCGGCGTGGCGCTCAAGATCCAAGCGGCACACGACAACGTCAGCAAGGTAACGCCGATCAAGGGCGATACCTACGAGAACCAGGTCAACGTCGTGTTGTCCGAGGTGGCCGCCGGGCTTGGCGACGAATACGCGGACACCCGCACCGTCGTCGGGCACCTGCCCCGCTCCAAGAAGGGCGACGGCTTGCTCACCATCGACGGCGGCCTCGCACGCGTGGTGATGGAAATGACGGACTCGGCTCGTGCGGGGTGGACCGAGTACCTGGACGAGGCCGAGCGCAACCGCCAGGCAGCGTCATCGCTCGGCCTCGTCCGAACCCCCGAGCAGAACGGCGGTCACGCAATTCGCGTACTCGGATCGAGGCGGATTGTGCTCGCATTCGATCCGACGTCCGACGATCCCGACCTCGTACGCACCGTGGTGTTGTTGTTGCGCGCCGCGGCGCTGGCGGCCTCCACCCGTCGCGGGGCGGAGCAACTGTCTACTGCTGAGGAGAAAATCACCGCGGCCGCGGCCCAGCTCGACCGTATCGACGACATCAAGAAGGCCGCCAGTTCCATCCACAAGAACGCCGACAAGATCGAGACCGGCTGCACTGCAGTCACTTCCGGCATCCAACGGCTTCTCACCGAGGCTCTCGCGGCACTTGCCGACGTGCAATCCGCGTCGGAGATCACCGACAGGACCGACGACGCCGTCGCCTGA
- a CDS encoding Tex family protein produces the protein MSESLVVKSVNSRLAAELEVEEARVAAAVRLLDEGSTVPFIARYRKEVTGSLDDGQLRTLEERLAYLRELDQRRTAVLASIKEQGKLTDELRAALSAAETKARVEDIYLPYKPKRRTKAQIAREAGLEPLADRLLADPSLRPETIAAEFLNDDVADAAAALEGARNIVIERAAENAELVGATREKFWEDGSVRTKPWSEETAKTPAGQKFRDYFDFSESLETMPSHRVLAVMRGEKEQILSLTLDGGDDEPYQAMIAQALGIDMAANAPATPWLKGAVEWAWRTRLIVSASIDARMRLRQRAEADAVTVFARNLKDLLLAAPAGDRTTLGLDPGFRTGVKVAVVDGTGKVVDTCAIFPHQPQRQWDQAKATLAALVARHGVQLIAIGNGTASRETDALATELIAEIRSAGGAAPAKAVVSEAGASVYSASAYAAHELPELDVTLRGAVSIARRLQDPLAELVKIEPKSIGVGQYQHDVTPGTLARSLDAVVEDAVNAVGVDLNTASVPLLARVSGVSESLAEAIVAHRDETGPFPNRKALLRVPRLGPKAFEQCAGFLRIRGGDDPLDASGVHPEAYPVVRRILDRSGLTLAELIGNERSLRTLKPAEFADDRFGIPTVTDILAELEKPGRDPRPAFTTATFAAGVEKVGDLKPGMVLEGVVTNVAAFGAFVDVGVHQDGLVHVSAMSDRFVSDPHEVVKSGQVVKVKVLDVDVDRQRIALTLRLKDEAQRGQGKRPEHRGGAKPAPEKPSNPKRGNVSERRQATPARGSMADALRNAGFGR, from the coding sequence GTGTCAGAAAGTCTCGTCGTGAAGTCCGTGAACTCCCGCCTCGCTGCCGAATTGGAGGTCGAGGAAGCCCGGGTGGCGGCTGCGGTGCGCCTTCTCGACGAGGGCTCGACGGTTCCGTTCATCGCCCGCTACCGCAAGGAAGTCACCGGCAGCCTCGATGACGGTCAGCTCCGCACCCTCGAGGAGCGTCTGGCGTACCTGCGTGAGCTTGACCAGCGCCGCACGGCGGTGCTGGCCTCGATCAAGGAGCAGGGCAAGCTCACCGACGAACTGCGTGCCGCACTGTCCGCGGCTGAGACCAAGGCGCGGGTGGAAGACATCTACCTGCCCTATAAGCCAAAGCGGCGGACCAAAGCCCAGATTGCGCGTGAGGCTGGTCTGGAACCATTGGCGGATCGCCTGCTGGCTGATCCGTCACTGCGGCCGGAGACTATCGCCGCCGAGTTCCTCAACGACGACGTCGCTGATGCCGCCGCAGCGCTCGAGGGCGCCAGAAATATCGTGATCGAGCGCGCAGCCGAGAATGCCGAACTGGTGGGCGCGACTCGCGAGAAGTTCTGGGAAGATGGCTCCGTACGTACCAAACCGTGGTCCGAGGAAACGGCGAAAACTCCAGCGGGGCAGAAGTTTCGCGACTATTTCGACTTCTCCGAATCGCTGGAAACCATGCCGTCGCATCGGGTGCTTGCGGTGATGAGAGGCGAGAAGGAACAAATTCTTTCCCTGACTCTCGATGGCGGCGATGATGAGCCTTACCAGGCGATGATCGCCCAGGCCCTCGGGATCGACATGGCCGCGAACGCGCCTGCGACGCCGTGGTTGAAGGGCGCTGTCGAATGGGCGTGGCGGACCCGGCTGATCGTGTCGGCCTCGATCGACGCCCGGATGCGGCTACGGCAACGTGCCGAGGCCGATGCGGTGACGGTGTTCGCCCGCAACCTCAAGGATTTGCTGTTGGCGGCTCCCGCGGGTGACCGCACCACGCTGGGTCTGGACCCTGGCTTCCGGACCGGGGTCAAGGTGGCGGTGGTGGACGGTACCGGAAAGGTCGTCGACACCTGTGCCATCTTCCCGCACCAGCCGCAGCGGCAGTGGGATCAGGCCAAGGCGACGCTCGCCGCGCTGGTGGCTCGGCACGGTGTGCAGTTGATCGCGATCGGCAATGGCACTGCGTCACGCGAAACAGATGCTTTGGCAACCGAACTCATCGCCGAGATTCGCAGTGCCGGCGGCGCGGCGCCGGCCAAGGCGGTGGTGAGCGAGGCGGGCGCTTCGGTGTACTCCGCATCAGCCTATGCCGCGCACGAGCTGCCAGAGCTCGATGTGACATTGCGCGGGGCGGTATCCATCGCCCGGCGGCTGCAGGATCCGCTGGCCGAGCTGGTGAAGATCGAACCGAAGTCGATCGGAGTCGGGCAATACCAGCATGACGTCACGCCAGGGACGTTGGCGCGCAGCCTGGACGCGGTTGTCGAGGATGCGGTGAACGCCGTGGGCGTCGATCTGAACACGGCGTCGGTGCCGCTGCTGGCCCGCGTCTCGGGTGTCTCGGAGTCGTTGGCAGAGGCGATCGTCGCCCACCGTGACGAGACTGGACCGTTCCCGAATCGCAAGGCGTTGTTGAGAGTTCCGCGCTTGGGCCCTAAGGCTTTTGAGCAATGTGCCGGATTCCTGCGAATCCGTGGTGGCGACGACCCGCTCGATGCTTCGGGTGTGCACCCTGAGGCCTATCCGGTGGTCCGGCGCATCCTCGATCGATCGGGCTTGACGTTGGCTGAGTTGATCGGCAACGAGCGGTCACTGCGAACCTTGAAACCGGCCGAGTTTGCCGACGACCGGTTCGGTATTCCGACCGTCACCGACATCCTCGCTGAGTTGGAGAAGCCGGGTCGCGATCCGCGGCCGGCATTCACGACGGCCACATTCGCCGCCGGCGTGGAGAAAGTCGGCGACCTCAAGCCAGGCATGGTGCTGGAGGGTGTCGTCACCAACGTGGCGGCGTTCGGAGCTTTCGTTGACGTCGGTGTGCACCAGGACGGCCTGGTACATGTGTCGGCGATGTCGGATCGATTCGTTTCCGATCCGCACGAAGTCGTGAAGTCCGGGCAGGTGGTTAAGGTCAAGGTTCTCGATGTCGACGTGGATCGGCAACGTATCGCCCTGACGCTGCGTCTCAAGGATGAGGCGCAACGCGGGCAAGGAAAGCGCCCTGAGCATCGCGGTGGCGCCAAGCCGGCCCCGGAAAAGCCGTCGAACCCGAAACGGGGCAACGTCTCTGAGCGTCGCCAGGCAACCCCCGCAAGAGGGTCGATGGCCGACGCACTGCGCAATGCCGGGTTCGGCCGCTGA
- a CDS encoding winged helix-turn-helix domain-containing protein, whose product MTRLTADQARRIAVAAQGLAEPKPKGPVTRAHLRRLISRIQVLQLDSVSVAVRAHYAPVFSRLGPYDRDVLDKAAWSHSARSPRLLVEYWAHEAALMAVEDWPLMRWRMREYTHGRWGVEIVKKNPRLADDIIAAVAELGPSTAGQIEAHLNSEQRGRKGPWWDRSDTKWVAEALFASGALTTGTRVGFARHYDLAERVLPAHVLSREIDDDEAVRELVLRAAGALGVATETDLRDYFRLNPKQSKPAVAALVAEGLLEQVEVADWSAPAYLVDGASVPRTERGTALLCPFDPLIFFRPRVERLFGFEYRIEIYTPAPKRKFGYYVWPFLLDGHLVGRVDLKADRNAGVLNVIGAFAEPGADASRVAPALGAELQAMAGWLGLGAVNVGERGELAAPLRAVV is encoded by the coding sequence ATGACCCGCCTCACTGCCGACCAGGCCCGCCGGATAGCCGTCGCCGCCCAGGGGTTGGCCGAACCGAAGCCCAAAGGGCCCGTCACCCGCGCCCATCTGCGCCGGCTGATCTCGCGTATCCAGGTGCTGCAACTCGACTCGGTGTCGGTGGCGGTCCGGGCCCATTACGCGCCGGTGTTCAGCCGGCTCGGCCCCTATGACCGCGATGTGCTTGACAAGGCCGCCTGGAGTCACAGCGCACGCTCGCCGCGGTTGCTGGTCGAGTACTGGGCGCACGAGGCCGCGCTGATGGCCGTCGAGGACTGGCCGCTCATGCGGTGGCGGATGCGCGAGTACACCCACGGCCGGTGGGGTGTCGAGATCGTCAAGAAGAACCCGCGGCTGGCCGACGACATCATCGCCGCCGTCGCCGAACTCGGACCCAGCACCGCCGGGCAGATCGAGGCGCATCTCAACAGTGAGCAGCGGGGCCGCAAGGGCCCGTGGTGGGACCGCAGCGACACCAAGTGGGTCGCCGAGGCGCTGTTCGCCTCGGGGGCGCTGACCACGGGCACCCGGGTCGGGTTCGCCCGCCACTACGACCTCGCCGAGCGGGTGTTACCGGCGCACGTACTTTCCCGCGAGATCGACGATGACGAAGCGGTGCGGGAGTTGGTGCTGCGGGCCGCGGGCGCACTCGGCGTGGCCACCGAAACCGATCTGCGGGACTACTTCCGGCTAAACCCGAAGCAGAGCAAGCCCGCGGTCGCTGCTTTGGTGGCCGAGGGCCTTCTCGAGCAGGTCGAAGTCGCCGACTGGTCGGCGCCGGCATACCTGGTCGACGGTGCGTCCGTGCCACGCACCGAGCGCGGGACCGCACTGCTGTGCCCGTTCGACCCGCTGATCTTCTTCCGGCCGCGCGTCGAGCGGCTCTTCGGCTTCGAGTACCGCATCGAGATCTACACCCCGGCGCCCAAACGCAAGTTCGGGTATTACGTGTGGCCGTTCCTGCTCGACGGCCATCTGGTGGGCCGGGTGGATCTCAAGGCCGACCGGAATGCGGGTGTGCTCAACGTGATCGGGGCGTTCGCCGAACCCGGGGCCGACGCGTCGCGGGTGGCACCTGCGCTGGGTGCCGAGCTGCAGGCGATGGCCGGCTGGCTGGGACTCGGCGCGGTGAACGTGGGTGAGCGTGGTGAGCTGGCCGCCCCGCTGCGCGCGGTCGTGTAG
- a CDS encoding dihydrofolate reductase, producing MSGLGLIWAQSTSGVIGRDGGIPWHLPEDLARFKDVTMGHTVVMGRRTWESLPAKVRPLPGRRNVVLTRQTDYMAHGATVVGDLEDALIDEDTWVIGGSEIYHLALPLATRCEVTEVEIDLRLEDDDALAPMLDESWVGTAGDWQDSSSGLRYRFHHFLRA from the coding sequence CTGAGTGGACTTGGACTGATCTGGGCACAGTCGACCTCCGGGGTGATCGGCCGCGACGGCGGCATCCCGTGGCACCTGCCCGAGGACCTGGCCCGGTTCAAGGACGTCACTATGGGCCACACCGTGGTGATGGGCCGTCGCACCTGGGAATCGCTGCCGGCCAAGGTTCGCCCGCTGCCGGGACGCAGAAATGTCGTACTCACCCGGCAAACTGACTACATGGCGCACGGAGCGACCGTGGTCGGCGACCTCGAGGATGCCCTGATCGATGAGGACACCTGGGTGATCGGCGGCTCGGAGATCTATCACCTGGCGCTGCCGCTGGCGACCCGCTGCGAGGTCACCGAGGTCGAGATCGACCTGCGGCTGGAAGACGACGATGCCTTGGCCCCGATGCTCGACGAATCGTGGGTCGGCACGGCGGGGGACTGGCAGGACAGCAGTTCGGGGCTGCGCTACCGGTTCCATCACTTCCTGCGGGCATGA
- a CDS encoding thymidylate synthase gives MPIATPYEDLLRLVLEQGTPKADRTGTGTRSLFGHQLRYDLSAGFPLITTKKVHLKSVVYELLWFLRGDSNVAWLHQHGVTIWDEWASETGDLGPVYGVQWRSWPTPSGEHVDQISNALDLLRTDPDSRRNIVSAWNVGEIPQMALAPCHALFQFYVADGKLSCQLYQRSADLFLGVPFNIASYALLTHMMAAQAGLAVGEFIWTGGDCHIYDNHVEQVTEQLSRDPRPYPELVLAQRDSIFDYTYDDVEIRNYDPHPAIKAPVAV, from the coding sequence GTGCCGATCGCCACGCCGTACGAGGACCTGCTTCGACTCGTTCTCGAGCAGGGGACACCCAAAGCCGACCGCACCGGCACCGGCACCCGCAGCCTGTTCGGCCACCAGCTGCGCTATGACCTATCGGCCGGCTTCCCGCTGATCACCACCAAGAAGGTGCACCTGAAGTCGGTGGTTTACGAGCTGCTGTGGTTCTTGCGCGGCGACTCCAACGTCGCGTGGCTCCACCAGCACGGTGTGACCATCTGGGACGAATGGGCTTCTGAGACAGGCGATCTCGGACCCGTCTACGGTGTGCAGTGGCGGTCGTGGCCGACTCCGTCCGGTGAGCACGTCGACCAGATCAGCAACGCGCTGGACCTGCTGCGCACCGATCCGGACTCCCGGCGCAACATCGTCTCGGCGTGGAACGTCGGCGAGATCCCGCAGATGGCGCTGGCGCCGTGTCACGCGCTGTTCCAGTTCTACGTCGCCGACGGCAAGCTGAGCTGCCAGCTCTACCAGCGCAGCGCCGACCTGTTCCTCGGTGTGCCGTTCAACATCGCCAGCTACGCGCTGCTCACCCACATGATGGCCGCCCAGGCGGGCCTGGCGGTCGGGGAGTTCATCTGGACCGGCGGGGACTGCCACATCTACGACAACCACGTCGAGCAGGTCACCGAACAACTCAGCCGCGATCCGCGCCCGTATCCGGAACTCGTTCTGGCCCAGCGTGATTCGATCTTCGACTACACCTACGATGACGTCGAGATCCGCAACTACGATCCGCACCCGGCGATCAAGGCGCCGGTCGCGGTATGA
- a CDS encoding dienelactone hydrolase family protein, with the protein MPTISDTVTTADGTCPVTVAIPEGTGPWPAVIMYPDAGGVRSAFRDMAARLAGLGYVVLLPDVYYRHGQWAPFDMKDVFNDKAERQRLFTMLGSVTPAAMESDARAFFNYLAARPEVSGETFGTTGYCMGGRTSLIVAGRVPERVAAAMSFHGGGLASDDDGSPHLLADKIRAAVYVGGAADDASFTEANAETLDKALTEAGVEHTIVWYPALHGFAVTDNAPYDEASAEKHWAAMADFFGAHLAR; encoded by the coding sequence ATGCCGACCATCTCTGACACCGTCACCACCGCCGACGGCACCTGCCCCGTCACCGTGGCCATCCCCGAGGGAACGGGCCCGTGGCCCGCAGTGATCATGTACCCCGACGCCGGCGGTGTCCGGTCAGCCTTTCGCGACATGGCGGCCCGGCTGGCCGGCCTGGGCTATGTGGTGCTGCTGCCCGACGTGTACTACCGCCACGGCCAGTGGGCTCCGTTCGACATGAAGGACGTCTTCAACGACAAAGCCGAACGGCAGCGGCTGTTCACGATGCTGGGCAGCGTCACCCCGGCCGCGATGGAGTCCGACGCCCGCGCCTTCTTCAACTACCTGGCCGCACGTCCCGAAGTCAGCGGCGAGACCTTCGGCACGACCGGCTATTGCATGGGCGGGCGGACGTCGCTGATCGTGGCCGGCCGGGTCCCCGAGCGCGTGGCGGCAGCGATGTCGTTCCACGGCGGCGGACTGGCGTCCGACGACGACGGCAGCCCGCACCTGCTGGCTGACAAGATCCGCGCCGCGGTGTATGTGGGCGGGGCGGCCGACGACGCGTCGTTCACCGAAGCCAACGCCGAGACCCTCGACAAGGCACTGACCGAGGCCGGCGTCGAGCACACCATCGTGTGGTACCCGGCGCTACATGGATTCGCGGTGACCGACAACGCGCCCTACGACGAGGCGTCCGCCGAGAAGCACTGGGCTGCTATGGCGGACTTCTTCGGGGCGCACCTAGCTCGGTGA
- a CDS encoding response regulator transcription factor, producing MSAVDDASTVSVAVIDDHEAIHEAVKVWCAQADPPINFVGSFFSADAFLTGHPAGTDHTVVVYDLELHSRRADFEGLQRTVDAGYRVVVYSHLLADEIILRCLELGAVTYLVKSEGKRHLIDALRAAWTDEPYVGPQMAGAMVNDVNVGRPKLAAREREVLVAWFQTESKEIVAEKLHIAPTTVRTHLQRIRAKYAAVGRPASTKSALVARAIQDGIIVVDDL from the coding sequence ATGAGCGCTGTCGATGACGCATCGACGGTGTCTGTGGCCGTGATCGACGATCACGAGGCGATCCACGAGGCCGTCAAAGTGTGGTGCGCGCAAGCCGATCCACCGATCAATTTCGTCGGGAGCTTTTTCTCCGCAGATGCGTTCCTGACCGGGCATCCTGCTGGCACAGACCATACCGTCGTGGTTTACGACCTTGAATTGCACAGCAGGCGAGCAGATTTCGAAGGCTTGCAACGCACAGTCGACGCCGGCTACCGCGTCGTCGTGTATTCCCATCTGCTGGCCGACGAGATCATCCTGCGTTGCCTCGAGCTTGGTGCAGTGACCTATCTCGTCAAATCCGAAGGTAAGCGTCATCTCATCGACGCGCTGCGGGCGGCGTGGACGGACGAGCCCTACGTCGGTCCCCAGATGGCCGGTGCGATGGTCAATGACGTCAACGTGGGACGGCCGAAACTGGCGGCGCGAGAACGGGAAGTTCTCGTCGCCTGGTTTCAGACCGAGAGTAAAGAGATAGTGGCTGAGAAGCTGCACATCGCACCCACGACGGTTCGGACGCATCTGCAAAGAATTCGGGCCAAGTATGCCGCTGTCGGCAGGCCGGCGTCGACCAAGTCGGCGTTGGTGGCCCGAGCCATACAGGACGGGATCATCGTCGTCGACGACTTGTGA
- a CDS encoding response regulator, translating to MSSPVDPIHVVVIDDHDAIHAGIRTWCNEATPPLHLVAAYTTTKDFTAAQQGRSVNPDVVLLDLELKSRRPDFAAVEEIATAGHRVIVFSHIEHDEAILRTLELGASTYIAKPEGKHHLVEAIRAAASDTPYVGPRMASAISNDRRVGRPALTDREQQVLLAWFRTESKDLVGQQLFISPGSVKTYLQRVRAKYAAVGRPAPTKAALVARAVQDGIISIDEL from the coding sequence ATGTCCTCGCCGGTTGACCCGATTCACGTTGTGGTGATCGACGATCATGACGCGATCCATGCCGGGATACGCACCTGGTGCAACGAAGCAACGCCGCCGCTTCACCTGGTGGCCGCCTACACCACGACGAAGGACTTCACTGCCGCCCAGCAAGGTCGCTCGGTGAACCCCGATGTCGTCTTGTTGGATCTCGAGCTGAAGAGCCGTCGGCCTGACTTCGCGGCTGTGGAAGAGATCGCGACCGCCGGTCACCGTGTGATCGTCTTCTCCCACATCGAGCACGACGAGGCGATACTGCGAACCCTTGAGCTGGGCGCCAGCACCTATATCGCAAAGCCAGAGGGCAAACACCATCTAGTGGAGGCGATCCGGGCTGCCGCGTCGGACACCCCGTACGTCGGCCCGAGGATGGCCAGTGCCATCAGCAACGATCGCCGTGTCGGCAGGCCGGCATTGACCGATCGAGAACAGCAGGTGCTCTTGGCCTGGTTTCGCACGGAGAGTAAAGACCTTGTGGGACAACAACTGTTCATCTCGCCAGGCTCGGTGAAGACTTACCTGCAGCGGGTGCGTGCGAAGTACGCCGCCGTTGGGCGGCCCGCGCCCACCAAGGCGGCTCTGGTCGCCCGTGCCGTCCAGGACGGCATCATCAGCATCGACGAGCTGTGA
- a CDS encoding sensor histidine kinase codes for MSEVAIDLWATAGNALSRDSRAATGGSDAMASPAQDLDASRRHMLRPAETVGLLMRNTVSLVVAVVSLADPASQAQDRGKVLLAGLALWSFYRIATRSRRWEFLAVDYVFVVAVCLGLPALVTDPDFYESNTAPQAIAGTAVVSLAVSMPMTLSLAMTAGIAAAYASGSAAILGWGHLLPVAAIYYFALQWITAALLRFMLLRVAAAIDSTRAARADAEASQHVIEAVREYEREQLALLHDTAASTLLIVGQGGNLPPQRLAAQARRDLHLLEESPWEPPPTRTELVAALRDCAEHINTPTRFEGRERLWVDGETAKALVSAARETMNNVDRHSQANELVVTVTDVAVTLSDDGIGFDPELPRLGHGVNDSILGRMRRVGGAAAVTSAPGAGTSVQLSWRTAEPATPTSLPADPDGFIERLRGRYGLALTAYALANLAVSTPHAVVSGPHQAVNTVLVVVAAASTLTAIPAIRRGRMQPVWLAAAALLAVAVVEPLLLDPRMVGGYAHWTQNAIGWCLLPLLLGLRTLSGAAVLIIFWIVGAVVEFFCQPTSETLVNIGLGTASVLGVQMFALIFNGLMRAAAVGAQEETHTHKRIALRELVERALRAEYQRRYAQLVDNVVPLLQALSDGAPVDDQLQARARAQSRRMRTLFDQAATFEHPFMQAMRPLVDAAESRHVAVTVDLAGELPDLAPVNVDAVLRPVADVMADTNDSVRIVVTCSPQDVSVSVVCHGLTSVPELSDHPAVTLEVVEGDDSVWVLARHVVTSEGATRHVLAG; via the coding sequence ATGAGCGAAGTGGCCATAGACCTGTGGGCCACGGCCGGCAATGCATTGTCACGAGATAGCCGCGCCGCGACCGGGGGCAGTGATGCGATGGCGTCCCCCGCTCAAGATCTTGATGCGTCACGTCGTCATATGTTGCGGCCCGCCGAAACCGTCGGGCTTCTGATGCGAAACACCGTGAGCCTTGTGGTCGCAGTGGTGTCTTTGGCAGACCCTGCATCGCAGGCGCAGGACCGCGGCAAGGTGTTGCTGGCAGGCTTGGCGCTCTGGTCCTTCTATCGCATCGCCACTCGATCTCGGCGCTGGGAGTTCCTCGCCGTCGACTACGTCTTCGTCGTGGCGGTGTGCTTGGGGTTGCCCGCCCTGGTCACCGATCCGGACTTCTACGAGTCCAATACCGCGCCACAGGCGATCGCAGGGACCGCCGTGGTCAGCCTGGCGGTGTCGATGCCGATGACCCTGAGTTTGGCGATGACCGCCGGAATAGCCGCCGCCTACGCCTCCGGCAGTGCGGCGATTCTCGGGTGGGGGCATCTCCTGCCGGTGGCGGCGATCTACTACTTTGCCCTGCAATGGATAACGGCGGCATTGCTGCGATTCATGCTGCTGCGTGTGGCAGCAGCCATCGACAGCACCAGGGCGGCACGTGCAGACGCTGAGGCCAGTCAGCATGTGATCGAGGCCGTCCGCGAGTACGAGCGTGAACAGCTGGCACTGCTGCACGACACCGCGGCGTCGACGCTGCTTATTGTGGGACAAGGCGGCAACCTGCCGCCCCAGCGACTCGCCGCGCAGGCTCGGCGTGATCTTCATCTCTTGGAAGAGAGCCCGTGGGAACCTCCTCCCACGCGCACCGAGTTGGTGGCTGCTCTGCGGGACTGCGCCGAACACATCAATACACCCACTCGCTTCGAGGGGCGAGAACGCCTCTGGGTCGACGGCGAAACCGCCAAAGCCCTTGTCTCCGCGGCCCGCGAGACCATGAACAATGTCGATCGTCACTCTCAGGCAAACGAATTGGTTGTTACGGTCACCGATGTCGCTGTTACGTTGTCGGACGACGGCATCGGGTTCGATCCGGAGTTGCCGCGCCTGGGACACGGTGTGAACGACTCCATCTTGGGTCGTATGCGGCGCGTCGGAGGGGCCGCGGCGGTAACCTCCGCCCCAGGAGCCGGAACGTCCGTCCAACTGAGCTGGCGCACAGCAGAACCGGCAACTCCGACCAGCCTGCCTGCTGATCCGGACGGATTCATCGAGCGGCTTCGTGGGCGCTACGGGTTGGCGTTGACCGCCTATGCGTTGGCCAACCTTGCGGTCTCGACGCCCCACGCAGTCGTGAGCGGGCCTCATCAAGCTGTCAACACTGTGCTGGTCGTGGTGGCGGCGGCGAGCACGCTGACGGCCATCCCGGCAATCAGGCGCGGCCGGATGCAACCGGTGTGGTTGGCCGCGGCGGCATTGCTTGCCGTGGCGGTGGTGGAGCCGCTGTTGCTCGATCCAAGGATGGTCGGCGGATACGCACACTGGACTCAGAATGCGATCGGGTGGTGTCTTCTCCCGCTATTGCTCGGGTTGCGAACTCTCAGCGGTGCAGCGGTTCTAATCATCTTCTGGATCGTGGGAGCTGTCGTCGAGTTCTTTTGCCAACCCACCTCCGAGACCCTTGTCAACATCGGGCTGGGTACCGCCAGCGTTCTGGGAGTGCAGATGTTCGCCTTGATTTTCAATGGTCTGATGCGTGCAGCCGCGGTAGGTGCGCAGGAAGAGACACATACACACAAGCGAATAGCGTTGCGGGAACTCGTCGAACGTGCGCTACGGGCCGAATATCAACGCCGCTACGCCCAGCTTGTTGACAACGTGGTTCCGTTGTTACAAGCCCTCAGCGATGGTGCGCCGGTGGATGATCAGCTCCAGGCCCGTGCCCGCGCACAGTCTCGCCGGATGCGTACCCTCTTCGACCAGGCCGCCACATTCGAGCACCCGTTCATGCAGGCGATGCGCCCACTTGTCGACGCCGCCGAAAGCCGACATGTCGCAGTCACCGTCGACCTGGCGGGCGAACTGCCCGATCTCGCGCCCGTCAACGTCGACGCGGTGCTGCGGCCGGTTGCCGATGTCATGGCCGATACGAACGACTCGGTGCGGATCGTCGTGACCTGCTCGCCGCAGGATGTGTCGGTCAGCGTCGTCTGTCACGGCTTAACCTCAGTGCCCGAACTCAGCGATCATCCTGCGGTCACCCTCGAGGTCGTCGAAGGTGACGATTCGGTGTGGGTGCTGGCGCGCCACGTTGTTACATCAGAAGGGGCCACACGCCATGTCCTCGCCGGTTGA